A stretch of the Paenibacillus dendritiformis genome encodes the following:
- a CDS encoding glycosyltransferase, which yields MNDKTRVLIGSPVHQKPAILREFLISLHRLRQEHIEFGYLFIDDNRDERASEMLRDFAKAVDHVAVLTSGKGDEYFRNETTHFWNEQLIWKVAEFKNTMIQHAIDEQYDYLFLVDSDLLLHPRTVEQLVATGKDIVSEIFWTSWQSDSAPQPQVWLRDEYTQWEQQRGEDLSDEDIAVRYDQFITQLKVPGVYEVGGLGACTLISRHALVAGVNFKPIKNLSFWGEDRHFCVRAAAIGFSLYVDTHFPAYHIYRESDLDAAERFKHATCDHTKKQDIGFLSKSIVQMIESPIKQARDKLTLTMVVKNEEKRYLKQVLEEHRKYIDEAVIIDDGSEDNTVDVCLDALQGIPVRLVRNEVSKFNNEVDLRKQQWEETVKTEPDWILNLDADEIFEDRFASEIQQLLQQDEVDLFCFRLFDFWNETHYREDHLWRSHLTYRPFLFRYRSDFVYKWKETPLHCGRIPENVFELPHRLSELRLKHFGWSKPEDRLEKYKRYMLLDPEAKYGWMEQYLSILDENPNLIRWIE from the coding sequence ATGAATGACAAAACGCGTGTGTTAATAGGAAGTCCCGTCCATCAAAAACCGGCCATTTTACGCGAATTTTTAATCTCTTTGCATCGTTTAAGGCAGGAACATATCGAATTCGGATATTTATTTATAGACGATAACCGGGATGAACGTGCAAGTGAAATGCTTCGAGATTTCGCTAAGGCGGTGGACCATGTTGCGGTGCTGACATCCGGGAAAGGGGATGAGTATTTTCGTAACGAAACCACACATTTTTGGAACGAGCAACTTATTTGGAAAGTGGCAGAATTTAAAAATACCATGATACAACATGCCATTGATGAACAGTACGATTATTTGTTTCTCGTCGATTCCGATTTGCTGCTGCATCCCAGAACGGTTGAACAACTGGTCGCTACGGGGAAAGATATCGTGTCAGAAATTTTTTGGACCTCATGGCAGTCGGATTCAGCGCCTCAGCCCCAAGTATGGCTTCGTGACGAGTACACGCAGTGGGAACAGCAACGGGGTGAGGATTTAAGCGATGAGGACATCGCCGTCCGTTACGATCAATTTATTACTCAATTAAAGGTTCCGGGGGTATATGAGGTAGGAGGGCTAGGAGCCTGTACTCTTATCAGTCGTCATGCATTAGTCGCCGGAGTGAACTTCAAGCCTATTAAGAACCTTTCCTTTTGGGGGGAAGATCGTCATTTCTGTGTTCGTGCCGCTGCAATCGGGTTTTCGTTATATGTTGACACTCATTTTCCAGCTTATCATATTTATCGGGAATCTGATCTTGATGCGGCAGAAAGGTTCAAACACGCGACTTGTGACCATACCAAAAAGCAGGATATAGGGTTTTTATCCAAAAGCATTGTTCAAATGATAGAATCCCCGATAAAACAAGCACGGGATAAATTGACATTGACGATGGTGGTAAAGAACGAGGAGAAACGGTATTTGAAGCAAGTACTGGAGGAACACCGGAAATATATCGATGAGGCGGTGATTATCGATGACGGCAGCGAAGATAACACGGTTGACGTTTGTCTCGACGCGCTCCAGGGGATACCCGTTAGGCTGGTAAGGAATGAGGTGTCAAAGTTTAACAACGAAGTCGATTTGCGAAAGCAACAATGGGAGGAAACAGTGAAAACAGAGCCCGATTGGATTTTGAATCTCGATGCGGATGAAATATTTGAGGACCGCTTCGCGAGTGAGATTCAACAACTGCTACAGCAAGACGAAGTCGACTTATTTTGTTTTCGGCTCTTCGATTTTTGGAACGAAACCCATTACAGGGAGGACCATCTTTGGCGATCGCACTTGACCTATCGTCCGTTTTTGTTCCGTTACCGTTCTGATTTTGTATACAAATGGAAGGAGACTCCGCTGCATTGCGGGCGGATCCCTGAGAATGTATTCGAGCTTCCCCACCGTTTATCGGAGCTTCGATTGAAGCACTTTGGATGGTCTAAACCCGAAGACCGTCTTGAAAAATACAAAAGATATATGCTGC
- a CDS encoding alpha/beta hydrolase family protein, whose translation MQQSIDDRVEEARQAIAWAKQQPMIDEKQTGVWGASQEGWVIPKSAKKESLAFSLLLSPAINWLSQGQYYTPIEMKNDGYSEAEIQDKESYDRQVRKLLEKQASYDEYLKIARENNLMSKDRWTFVSKNFLSDATDDLRNVNTPVLLILGEEDMQVDVKETERVYRDTVKLELLSVAVFPDADRSMLSKQTANSNGHYSLVSSLPDRLQYRVIWMKLSNF comes from the coding sequence TTGCAACAGAGTATAGATGATCGTGTGGAAGAAGCCCGTCAGGCCATTGCATGGGCAAAACAGCAGCCGATGATTGACGAGAAGCAAACCGGGGTTTGGGGAGCAAGCCAAGAGGGTTGGGTTATTCCCAAGAGTGCCAAGAAGGAATCGCTCGCATTTAGCCTCCTTCTATCGCCCGCCATTAATTGGTTAAGTCAAGGACAATACTATACACCCATTGAAATGAAAAACGATGGATACTCCGAAGCGGAGATTCAAGACAAGGAGTCGTATGACCGGCAAGTGCGCAAGCTTTTGGAGAAACAAGCTTCCTATGATGAGTATCTCAAAATCGCTCGCGAAAATAACCTCATGTCAAAAGACAGATGGACATTTGTAAGCAAAAATTTCTTGTCGGATGCCACTGATGATCTTCGTAATGTAAATACCCCCGTACTATTGATCCTGGGCGAAGAAGACATGCAGGTCGATGTGAAGGAGACGGAACGGGTATATCGCGATACCGTAAAGCTTGAGCTGCTGAGTGTAGCTGTCTTCCCTGATGCCGATCGTTCCATGTTAAGCAAGCAAACGGCGAATTCGAATGGGCACTATTCATTAGTCTCTTCGCTCCCAGACAGATTACAATACCGGGTTATATGGATGAAATTGAGCAATTTCTAA
- a CDS encoding glycosyltransferase family 2 protein, translating to MISISLCMIVKNEEGSIARCLSSVQDIVDEIIIVDTGSTDGTKEIVRKYTDQIFDFVWIDDFAAARNYAFSCATKDYIFWLDADDILKDEDRKKFSTLKGGLDQSVDSVTMDYHLAFDEFGNVTSSVRRNRLVKRRNKFRWIGAVHEYLEVWGNILNSDVAITHSRLHHDSDRNLRIYQKRLLHGEEFSPRDLYYFANELVDHQMYQQAICYYEKFLATGKGWIEDNIAACGKLADCYHELGNREQELASSLRSFQYGSPRAEFCCRLGFHFLQQEDIRTAIFWYKVATQLEQSRDNWGFLNPVCSTWLPHLQLCVCYDRIGEYELAHYHNEIACSYRPTDPRVMQNKRYLESVLSNYDKVKAGGDRYE from the coding sequence TTGATTTCCATTAGTCTATGTATGATTGTAAAAAACGAAGAGGGTAGTATTGCTCGATGCTTGAGTTCCGTTCAGGATATCGTTGACGAAATCATTATTGTAGACACAGGATCGACCGACGGCACCAAGGAAATTGTACGTAAGTATACAGATCAAATTTTTGATTTCGTATGGATTGATGATTTCGCAGCGGCACGTAATTATGCTTTCAGTTGCGCTACAAAAGACTATATCTTTTGGTTGGACGCGGATGACATATTAAAAGATGAAGACCGTAAGAAATTCTCCACTCTAAAAGGGGGACTCGATCAATCCGTTGATTCTGTTACGATGGATTATCATTTGGCTTTCGATGAATTTGGTAACGTGACTTCAAGCGTTAGACGTAACCGTCTTGTAAAGAGGAGAAATAAATTCCGGTGGATCGGTGCCGTTCACGAATACCTCGAAGTTTGGGGTAACATTTTGAATAGTGATGTTGCCATCACACATAGCAGACTCCACCATGATAGCGACAGAAATCTTAGAATTTACCAAAAACGTTTGCTCCACGGCGAAGAATTTTCGCCAAGGGATTTATATTACTTTGCAAATGAACTCGTTGATCACCAGATGTACCAACAAGCAATATGTTATTACGAAAAATTTCTGGCCACGGGAAAGGGATGGATCGAAGATAATATTGCTGCCTGCGGGAAGTTAGCGGACTGTTATCACGAGCTCGGTAATCGGGAACAGGAACTGGCATCTTCTTTGCGCTCCTTTCAATATGGTAGTCCCCGCGCCGAATTTTGTTGCCGCTTGGGATTTCATTTCTTGCAGCAGGAGGACATTCGAACAGCGATATTCTGGTATAAGGTGGCCACCCAACTCGAACAGTCGAGAGACAACTGGGGGTTTCTCAATCCTGTATGCTCGACCTGGCTGCCCCACCTTCAGCTTTGCGTATGTTACGACCGAATTGGTGAATACGAATTAGCCCACTATCATAATGAGATTGCCTGCAGCTACCGTCCGACCGACCCAAGAGTCATGCAAAATAAAAGGTATTTGGAATCTGTCTTAAGCAATTACGACAAGGTAAAGGCCGGAGGGGATCGTTATGAATGA